The nucleotide sequence AAGGGGCCCCGTCCGCTTGCCTGCATGACTGTGCCGCCACCTGATGGCCAAGGCGGGCACGCCGGAAGGAGTGGCACAAGGAATGAGAGGGAGCATTTGGTCGTGATGCACAAAATGTCAAAGTCTTTTTGATCCCACAGGCACCTTACCTTATCTATGTGGAGGTTCTGGAGGTGGACAACTTTGAGACGTCCAAGGTGCCGGCTCGAATCCCGGAGAACCGTATCAGGAGCACGCGCTCAGTGGAGCACCTGCCCGACTGCGGCATGAGTGCCGAGCAACGCGCCGGAAGCTTCTCCACTGTCCCCAACTACGACAACGATGATGAGGCCTGGTCGGTCGACGACATCGGCGAGCTGCAGGTCGAGGTGCGTGTCCAGTCGGGCGCTCTCGGACCCAAGTTGTCGGCCGCATGACTGCTCTTTTACAGCAGCTTCCAGAGGTTCACACCAGCTGCGACAACATCAGTCAGTTTTCCGTGGACAGCGTAGGCAGTCTTGACAGCAAAGAATCCGTCTTCATCGCCGCGGGGGACATCAGGTTGGTCCCCTGACGCTCAGTTAAGTGGCTGTCTGCATTTGGACGTATCTGTCGGGAGCGCTTTGAGGTTGTCGATCCCGCGTTGCAGGGTTCCAGATGACAGCGCATCTGTCAGTGTTCTCGAGATTGGTCTTGCCTTTGAACTGTTGAGTGTCTTGTTCAAAGGCATTTTtactctgactcggacgggtcaGATTCCAGATCTTTGCTCAAGACCGCCGGTCCGGTACTGCTGTCAGAAAGAGACAATGCGGCTGCTGCGCTGGCTTCCAAGTGTCGCCTGAAATGCCACGTGCCTTGCACAAATTTGCTTAGCTTTCCAAAACAACCGAGTAGAAAGTGGTCTAGTTGCAAAGGCCACGAAAACAAGACGGtggtcttttgttttgtcttggaAAATACCGTCTCGGTCTGTCTTGGTCTCGAATGTCTTGTTCCCGCTCGACGCTGTCTTGACTCTAGCACCTCGTTCAGCGTGTCTGTTAAGACTCGCGGGCGTGGCCATCGAGTCGTTGCCGTTTCCGCCAACACATTGGAACGTGCGTGTGCAGGCGTCGGCTGTCGGAGCAGCTGGCGCAGACCCCCACCGCTTTCAAGCGCGACCCCGAGGACCCGTCGGCCGTGGCTCTCAAAGAACCGTGGGAGGAGAAAGTCCGGTAGGTGTCCCTCACTTTAGCCACCTTCTGCCGCGCATCCCATAATCGTGACTGCATTGTTCAGGAGGATCCGCGAAGGCTCCCCTTACGGGCACATGCCCACCTGGCGCCTGCTGTCCGTCATCGTCAAGTGCGGTGATGACCTCCGTCAGGAGTTGCTGGCCTTCCAGGTGCTGCGGCAGCTGAAGGTAAGTCGCCGCCGTGCCCGGGACCGCCCCCTTTCTCTCCCTCCCTAAGCCGATCTGTTTGTCAGACTATCTGGGAGACGGAGCGGGTGCCGCTGTGGATCAAGCCCTACAAGATCCTGGTTCTGTCGTCGGACAGCGGCATGATCGAACCGGTGGTCAACGCAGTGTCGCTGCATCAGGTCAAGAAGCACAGCCAGCTGTCTCTGCTGGACTACTTCCTGCAGGAGCACGGTGCGCCCACCACTGAAGCCTTCCTGACAGCGCAGAGGAACTTTGTGCAAAGCTGTGCTGGCTACAGCCTCATCTGCTACCTGCTGCAGGTCAAGGACAGGTCAGCGCAAAGCTAAAGTTTGGGCCCGTTTTTAGTTCTCCCCGCAATTCGCCTACTATAAAACCAGAGACTATTCTATTATGTTGATTTTGTTGCTCAGTCATGCCCGACCGTGTGATTTATAGTCacatctaccgtaatttccggactataagccgcaccggactataagccgcaccagctaaaattcagggatattttagttttttttttacataagccgcaccggactataagccgcacgtgcacatgagtttttttacaaagaaagacagtacacagaaagccgtaaaaatccataaatacgccgcgccgccatttaagcctcagggttcaaagtaaacttctgaataaaatgcattaaaagttcacattcattacaacttgtttttggtgagcaaaatgtcagaagaattgaatttaaatgctgattgattgggttttaatacaatgcagatggtccaaacagcgccactgctttgtgtaatctctgagtcacatggcagagtatgaaaaagggtttagagccctttgacgcaggtcacctagcgtgcattcctactaaagctcatttttgttgttgtttttttcttcaagataccgcacaacagtggtccacagcctttttacgagtgtataaaagtgatcaagtcatcacaaaaatcacgaaaaaaaatcttatataagccgcacctgactataagccgcagggttcaacattttggaaaaaagtcgcggcttatagtccggaaattacggtaatatataaataaataaatatataaaaattccccccaagCTCAACTGGGGGCGCTACTTAgtgtgagccttttttttttttttttttttttttttttgtttgaacctGAAAAGTGGATTTTGTCCCCTCAGGCACAATGGCAACATCCTGCTGGACGCATGTGGCCACATCATCCACATCGACTTCGGCTTCATCCTGTCCAGCTCGCCTAAGAACCTCGGCTTCGAGACGTCCGCTTTCAAACTCACCGCCGAGTTTGTTGAGGTCTTGCTTTGTTCTATCCATCGACCGCAAGGCTCGCCGAAGCCCCACCCTTATCGCTTCTGTGTGCGCATGTCAGGTGATGGGCGGTCCTGATGGCGACATGTTCAATTACTACAAGATGTTGATGCTCCAGGGCCTGATCGCCGCCCGCAAGCACATGGAGCGTGTGCTGCAAATTGTGGAGATCATGCAACAAGGTCAGCAGCGCATGCCAAGAACATGCTAAGAGGCCGTAAGCTGACGTCAGGCGTGCGTTTGGCGTGCCACAGGTTCGCAGCTACCCTGCTTCCACGGCTCGAGCACCATGCGAGGCCTGAAGGAGCGCTTCCACATGAGCCTGACCGAGGAGCAGCTGCAACTTCTAGTTGAACAAATGGTGGTTGGCTCCATGCGCTCGCTCACCACCAAACTGTACGACGGCTTCCAGTACATCACCAACGGCATCATGTGACCGCTGGAGCGCAACCGCCGTGATGACGATTGCATTCTCAGGTGTTTTGGGTCACTGGTGTCTTGGTCATCCTTCCGTGGAGAAAAGTTGGTGTGACATTCCTGACATGTTTTGCTCCATTTAGTTCTTTTTGTTGGGTGTGACGGAAACACCCTGACCTGTCAACATTGCCACTCCTAACAAGGCCCCGTCCACATTGTACAGCGTCGCTTGTGTCAGTTCACATTTAATGGCAGCGGTGATTTATTTGACGGTGTACTGCTTCATGGACGCACcgaaataaaagtgtgacaaagtTTCACTGTAAACTCTTTCTGCTCCTGAAACAAGAGGCTGGTCATtaagcaaaatatttttaagcTCGACTCTTCCTTggctggaaagaaagaaagaaagaaagaaagaaagaaagaaagaaagaaagaaagaaagaaagaaagaaagaaagaaactaaAGCTGCCAAAGAGCCCCCTGCAAGTGCACAGGTAGGTGAACTAAATACCAATGAACCGACAAAGATTACGCCAAAATACTTTAAAGTGCTCAGGTTAGCGCGCTGAAATGACGTTTGAAGTAGAAAGGAATCAGGTGCGTGTGGGCTAACGCTAGGTTAGCCAACGTGCGCCGTTCCTCGAGCTCACGTTGTCCTGTCCGTTTGGCTGACGCTATAGGACTCGATGGCCGGGAGCTTCCAAGCCAGCAGGAGTTGCAGCGCGCGGTGAGTAGAAACTGAGAAACGTGCTCATGTTTACCAaccatttaatttaatttttagtcCAAATTAATTCTGCTGTTGAACGAATTAATCCCGGTTTTCTGTCCTCTTGGAAGCTTGGCGTGAACTACCCGTTTTTAATTGGTTTAGGGTTATTTTGAATGATGGAactttgtttgtttgaaatatTAGACAGTCTTTAAGAGATTAACCGGGGGGACGGGGTTGAACAACACCTCTCTATTTGTAAATATTGTTTTTGTAATTGATATCTGATCCCCAGTTCTCTCAGCAAATAAAAGTATGTAAGAGCTTGGATGTGTAGCATGGTGGTTATTGTCAAACTGGCTTTGTCGAGGGCAGCGTTTGTTTGCTAATAGTTTGTCGACCCGCCCCGGAACCGTATGCAGAGATTTTACAAGTCGAGGAACTAGTCAGGGATGAAAGATAACTTGACATAGCAAACAAACTAATCGGTCCGAAAAGAGAAGACATGAATTTGATTCCCATACGTCCTGGAGAATACGCTGAGAAAAATAAGATAAATAttgcaataataacaataaattgtataaatttatttaaaaatgatgAGTTACACGTGTATTTTAAAGTATTAACtttttgaattattattttttccttcttcccCCTAATTCATGATTTTTGGATTTAGCTTCTCTCAGGTGCTGGCTGGGCAACTGATGCGGCCCCACGTGGCAACCGCTCCCGAGTCTGTGCTTCTATTGGTGGCATCCTCATCTTCAGTCAGTCCGGTGAGTTCTCTGCCACTTTTTTCCTCAGGGTGACATTTGAATGTGTTGCGTACAAATAATTTGGCGAGTTTTCGCCCACGCATCAAGGTTGCACCAAAACAAGTGAAATGTGTGTCTTTGTGACATGTGCCTGAGTGAGTCTTTCAGTGTAATTAACCACCCAGAAAGTGACGGCCAATCATTTCGCAGCTCAGCTCCACGAGTTGGGGGGGCGTGTCTGGTTGTCGACTGGTTGTCGTGGTAATGTAAGCCAAGCCATTGCCGGGCGGTACGGGAGCTGACATGGTCAGAAAACAAGGCAAT is from Syngnathus scovelli strain Florida chromosome 9, RoL_Ssco_1.2, whole genome shotgun sequence and encodes:
- the pi4kb gene encoding phosphatidylinositol 4-kinase beta isoform X2 → MWAEPLSLLVVSMEEKYVEPSPVQLEHDALSPRPSPAAAVTPPLGIISEGTGEGAGSEGAGPLIDAAAAERACREVLHKLKLRHTDPACDGDRSIGSDRDQDEDGRVEGGLRRRPNPSKQSWLLRLFESKLFDVSMAISYLHNSKEPGVQAYIGNRLFSFPHDDVDFFLPQLLNMYVHMDEHVGDAIKPYVVHRCRQSISFSLQCAWLLAAYSSDMHISTQRHSRGAKLRKLILSDQLKPAASRARRDPLMLAPFCAAPTETGLSPSKRTHQRSKSDAAVAVSLSGDLKRTASNPKVESSHDEPLRLAPQRDFIKSLMGIGKRLATLPTKEQKTQRLISELSLLNHKLPARVWLPTAAFEHHVVRVPHTQAVVLNSKDKAPYLIYVEVLEVDNFETSKVPARIPENRIRSTRSVEHLPDCGMSAEQRAGSFSTVPNYDNDDEAWSVDDIGELQVELPEVHTSCDNISQFSVDSVGSLDSKESVFIAAGDIRRRLSEQLAQTPTAFKRDPEDPSAVALKEPWEEKVRRIREGSPYGHMPTWRLLSVIVKCGDDLRQELLAFQVLRQLKTIWETERVPLWIKPYKILVLSSDSGMIEPVVNAVSLHQVKKHSQLSLLDYFLQEHGAPTTEAFLTAQRNFVQSCAGYSLICYLLQVKDRHNGNILLDACGHIIHIDFGFILSSSPKNLGFETSAFKLTAEFVEVMGGPDGDMFNYYKMLMLQGLIAARKHMERVLQIVEIMQQGSQLPCFHGSSTMRGLKERFHMSLTEEQLQLLVEQMVVGSMRSLTTKLYDGFQYITNGIM
- the pi4kb gene encoding phosphatidylinositol 4-kinase beta isoform X1 translates to MWAEPLSLLVVSMEEKYVEPSPVQLEHDALSPRPSPAAAVTPPLGIISEGTGEGAGSEGAGPLIDAAAAERACREVLHKLKLRHTDPACDGDRSIGSDRDQDEDGRVEGGLRRRPNPSKQSWLLRLFESKLFDVSMAISYLHNSKEPGVQAYIGNRLFSFPHDDVDFFLPQLLNMYVHMDEHVGDAIKPYVVHRCRQSISFSLQCAWLLAAYSSDMHISTQRHSRGAKLRKLILSDQLKPAASRARRDPLMLAPFCAAPTETGLSPSKRTHQRSKSDAAVAVSLSGDLKRTASNPKVESSHDEPLRLAPQRDFIKSLMGIGKRLATLPTKEQKTQRLISELSLLNHKLPARVWLPTAAFEHHVVRVPHTQAVVLNSKDKAPYLIYVEVLEVDNFETSKVPARIPENRIRSTRSVEHLPDCGMSAEQRAGSFSTVPNYDNDDEAWSVDDIGELQVEQLPEVHTSCDNISQFSVDSVGSLDSKESVFIAAGDIRRRLSEQLAQTPTAFKRDPEDPSAVALKEPWEEKVRRIREGSPYGHMPTWRLLSVIVKCGDDLRQELLAFQVLRQLKTIWETERVPLWIKPYKILVLSSDSGMIEPVVNAVSLHQVKKHSQLSLLDYFLQEHGAPTTEAFLTAQRNFVQSCAGYSLICYLLQVKDRHNGNILLDACGHIIHIDFGFILSSSPKNLGFETSAFKLTAEFVEVMGGPDGDMFNYYKMLMLQGLIAARKHMERVLQIVEIMQQGSQLPCFHGSSTMRGLKERFHMSLTEEQLQLLVEQMVVGSMRSLTTKLYDGFQYITNGIM